The region CAACGAGGCCGAAACCCTTCCGTCGGTCATCGCAAAAGCCCAGCGGGCTCTCTCCGGCGCCGGCATCCACGGAGAGATCGTCGTCGCCGACAACGGCTCGACGGACGGCTCGCGTGAGATCGCCGAGCGCCTCGGCGCCCGCGTCGTTCCGGTCGCCGAGCGCGGCTACGGTGCGGCGCTGATGGGCGGGATCTCCGCCGCGCGAGGCGAGTACGTCCTGATGGCGGACGCCGACGACAGCTACGACCTCGCCGAAGCGCCGAAGTTCCTCGAGCCGCTGCGCCGGGGCGCCGAGCTCGTCCAGGGATGCCGCCTCCCTTCCGGAGGAGGGCGCGTCGAAGCAGGCGCCATGCCCTACCTCCACCGGGTCTGGGGAAACCCGATGTTTTCCTCGATGGTGCGCCGCTGGTTCCACGCGCCGATCCACGACGTCCATTGCGGCATGCGCGCTTTCCGGCGCGATCTCTTCGATCGCCTCCAACTCCGCTGCACCGGAATGGAGTTCGCCTCGGAGATGGTCATCAAGGCGGCGCTCGCCGGCGCGAAAATGGAGGAAGTCCCGATCACCCTCCACCGCGACGGCCGCACGACGCATCCGCCGCACCTGAAGACCTTCCGTGACGGTTGGCGGCATTTCCGCTTCTACCTGATGCTCTCGCCGCGCTGGTTGTTCCTGCAGCCGGGGATCGTCCTGATCCTGCTCGGGATCCTGGGCTATGCCCTCGCGATGCCGCGGGCGCGGATCTTCGGAGCGACGCTGGACGTGCACACCCTTCTCTTCGCGAGCCTCGCGCTGATCTGCGGCTATCAGTCGGTGCTGTTCGCCGTGATCACGAAGGTGT is a window of Thermoanaerobaculia bacterium DNA encoding:
- a CDS encoding glycosyltransferase family 2 protein, encoding MRLELSIVLPCLNEAETLPSVIAKAQRALSGAGIHGEIVVADNGSTDGSREIAERLGARVVPVAERGYGAALMGGISAARGEYVLMADADDSYDLAEAPKFLEPLRRGAELVQGCRLPSGGGRVEAGAMPYLHRVWGNPMFSSMVRRWFHAPIHDVHCGMRAFRRDLFDRLQLRCTGMEFASEMVIKAALAGAKMEEVPITLHRDGRTTHPPHLKTFRDGWRHFRFYLMLSPRWLFLQPGIVLILLGILGYALAMPRARIFGATLDVHTLLFASLALICGYQSVLFAVITKVFAIEEGLLPRDLRLDRLYPVVTLEKGVAVGTVAMLSGVALLVVSILQWRAAGFGNLDYEKTMRWVIPGVTLTALGFQTILSSFFLSILGLRRR